In Treponema sp. OMZ 798, the following proteins share a genomic window:
- a CDS encoding tetratricopeptide repeat protein: MKNKLILMFMLCLVFISCKQDPDFYLYDDMDNLKDEQKTLIEVLKKTESKEMSFAVKDRIAKNLKVKKKNKLLIVFLSSLVENDPDDTYKGYWLLMLANEYMEQKMNEPAAYFFERVIKLDKDMEISGKSIQYLSLKNLINITTDPKRLVEYYSLLLSNFYDSIDPAYSYFMLAQNYEKLGEWHLAIQSYSKFIGLGRFDLIIPGIPDNYGYARKIVDYSSSTKSWTMESLDELLSIIKSAIQRKDFDTLERYRSKVNFFSMAWKQELSDIYGSPDFSLRNFMRGSYIKIESEIDPSSTPYEAYLKTSGWNQYSRIWYLYFRKVNFPADPEIHGRWEWAGIYYGEKI; the protein is encoded by the coding sequence ATGAAAAATAAACTTATTTTAATGTTCATGCTCTGTCTTGTTTTTATAAGCTGTAAACAAGATCCCGATTTTTACTTATATGATGACATGGATAACTTAAAAGACGAGCAAAAAACTCTTATTGAAGTTTTAAAAAAAACGGAAAGCAAGGAAATGAGCTTTGCCGTTAAGGATAGAATAGCAAAAAATCTCAAGGTTAAAAAGAAAAATAAACTTTTAATTGTCTTTTTAAGCTCCCTTGTAGAAAACGACCCTGATGACACTTACAAGGGCTATTGGCTTTTAATGCTGGCAAACGAATATATGGAACAAAAAATGAATGAGCCGGCTGCTTATTTTTTTGAAAGAGTTATAAAACTGGATAAGGATATGGAAATTTCGGGAAAGTCCATTCAATATTTAAGCTTAAAGAATTTGATAAATATAACAACTGATCCAAAACGCCTTGTCGAGTATTATTCTCTTTTGCTTTCCAATTTTTATGACAGCATAGATCCCGCTTATTCTTATTTTATGCTTGCACAAAATTACGAAAAGCTCGGAGAATGGCATTTGGCGATTCAAAGCTATTCAAAATTTATAGGACTGGGACGTTTCGATTTGATTATACCCGGCATCCCCGACAATTACGGCTATGCTCGAAAAATCGTAGACTACAGCTCTTCAACAAAGAGCTGGACCATGGAAAGCCTTGACGAACTTTTGTCCATTATTAAGTCTGCAATTCAAAGGAAGGACTTTGATACCTTGGAAAGGTACCGCTCAAAGGTAAACTTTTTTTCGATGGCTTGGAAACAGGAGCTTTCGGATATTTACGGTTCTCCCGATTTTTCTTTAAGAAATTTTATGCGCGGAAGTTATATAAAGATAGAATCCGAAATTGACCCTTCCTCTACACCCTATGAGGCCTATCTTAAAACCTCAGGTTGGAATCAATATTCGAGAATATGGTACCTGTATTTTAGAAAGGTCAACTTCCCGGCAGATCCTGAAATTCACGGAAGATGGGAATGGGCAGGTATTTACTACGGAGAAAAAATTTAG
- a CDS encoding alpha/beta hydrolase, giving the protein MQTIYQTMSDGSAVAVHQWLPKKKPRAVIHIVHGMAEHALRYADFAEDACTRGFTVFASDHRGHGKTCGNIMLKGYLADKDGFKRVVEDQKEINEEIKKIYPDIPIIILGHSFGSFITQNYIENYGKTVNAAILVGSAGPNPMMSIAGLAAGLNKLFSGRKIPSKFMDKLSFGAYNKTVDSPKTNFDWLSRDEKEVQKYIDDEFCGFVCTVGFYQDLIKGLKQTHRGTEMAKIPSELPILITSGERDPVSNLGKSVKKLYDIYKANGISDLNLKLYEGARHEILNETNKEEVKADIFEWIEKRIG; this is encoded by the coding sequence ATGCAGACAATTTATCAAACAATGAGCGATGGGTCGGCCGTTGCAGTTCATCAGTGGCTGCCCAAAAAAAAGCCTAGGGCTGTAATTCATATAGTTCATGGCATGGCAGAACATGCATTAAGATATGCCGACTTTGCCGAAGATGCATGTACACGCGGGTTTACGGTATTTGCATCGGATCATCGAGGGCACGGTAAAACTTGTGGAAATATAATGCTCAAAGGTTATCTTGCCGATAAAGACGGCTTTAAGCGGGTAGTAGAAGATCAAAAAGAGATAAACGAAGAAATTAAAAAGATTTATCCCGATATTCCAATTATAATACTGGGACACTCGTTTGGCTCTTTTATCACACAAAATTATATAGAAAACTACGGTAAAACCGTTAATGCCGCTATCTTAGTTGGAAGTGCAGGCCCGAACCCTATGATGAGCATTGCAGGCCTTGCAGCCGGCTTAAATAAGCTCTTTTCGGGAAGAAAAATACCCTCCAAGTTTATGGATAAACTGAGTTTTGGAGCCTACAATAAGACGGTCGATTCCCCCAAAACAAATTTTGACTGGCTTTCGAGAGATGAAAAAGAGGTTCAAAAATATATTGATGATGAATTTTGCGGCTTTGTGTGCACTGTAGGTTTTTACCAAGACTTGATCAAAGGATTAAAACAAACCCACAGGGGCACAGAAATGGCAAAGATTCCGTCTGAGCTGCCTATACTCATCACATCAGGCGAGCGGGATCCTGTTTCTAACCTAGGTAAAAGCGTAAAAAAACTCTATGATATTTACAAGGCCAACGGTATAAGCGACCTTAACTTAAAGCTCTACGAAGGAGCCCGTCATGAAATCTTAAACGAAACAAATAAGGAAGAAGTTAAGGCCGATATCTTTGAATGGATAGAAAAACGGATAGGGTAA
- a CDS encoding OmpA family protein codes for MNKFLNKNTALKNAKALSGFFLFFFLFNLALTAYEPVLQSSSVQNWEKGTIESLIKLDMNKSGFYLPGDRDAAFNTIEKYMPSLLKDIYLSVVVDSSHRLGNYLAEEKVNLNTINKIIEKGNYKNPHFSNDLSNALIKTSTEMHEIAKLFIKHSTPYAPSIPPSTTVSKVYTGILIDARGLLPVHGEYTKEKLQPCIFPKIWNTDMSTIYEKNMVDPKIAKKLGIVLYSSSLNEELYREYVGTEPLRIIARGVFGQNRTDPIISMEDSSRILSKPENLKLLEEGRIVIICDEDMLHVTEAFTPPDENYYFAYHDIELLLEKRKEKGIELSNPKNIIKITMYDIRFVADMPDVLPEETGKIDVIAEALLKLGPYTKFLIEGHTADLNRPEDEKILSVQRAERIADEISKRGIDRSRIMTAGYGSTVPKAPSNNEKNMAKNRRVEITVIRE; via the coding sequence ATGAACAAATTTTTAAATAAAAACACAGCTTTAAAAAATGCCAAGGCTTTAAGCGGCTTTTTTTTGTTTTTCTTCCTTTTTAATTTAGCCTTAACCGCCTATGAGCCTGTTCTCCAATCTTCTTCCGTTCAAAATTGGGAAAAGGGCACAATCGAATCCTTAATAAAACTTGATATGAATAAAAGCGGCTTTTATCTTCCCGGTGACAGGGATGCGGCTTTTAATACGATAGAAAAATACATGCCCTCTCTTTTAAAAGATATCTATCTTTCGGTTGTAGTTGACTCTTCCCACCGCTTGGGCAACTATCTTGCTGAAGAAAAAGTAAACTTAAACACCATAAACAAGATAATCGAAAAAGGGAACTATAAAAATCCTCATTTTTCAAATGATCTGTCAAATGCGCTAATTAAAACAAGCACCGAAATGCATGAAATTGCAAAACTTTTTATAAAACATTCTACCCCCTATGCTCCGTCGATTCCTCCAAGTACCACGGTCAGCAAGGTGTATACGGGTATTTTAATCGATGCGAGGGGCTTGCTGCCCGTACATGGGGAGTATACAAAAGAGAAACTTCAGCCCTGTATTTTCCCTAAAATTTGGAATACAGATATGTCTACGATATACGAAAAGAATATGGTAGATCCTAAAATTGCAAAAAAGCTTGGAATCGTTTTATATTCTTCAAGTCTTAATGAAGAACTTTATAGGGAATATGTGGGTACCGAGCCCCTGCGTATCATAGCGAGAGGAGTTTTCGGCCAAAATAGAACCGATCCGATTATCTCGATGGAAGATAGCAGCCGTATTTTGTCAAAACCTGAAAACTTAAAGCTTTTAGAGGAAGGGCGGATAGTCATAATCTGTGATGAGGATATGCTCCATGTTACCGAAGCCTTTACTCCTCCGGATGAAAACTATTACTTTGCCTATCATGATATTGAACTCTTACTTGAAAAACGTAAGGAAAAAGGAATTGAACTTTCCAATCCTAAAAATATCATTAAGATAACGATGTACGATATCAGGTTCGTTGCAGATATGCCCGATGTTCTTCCTGAAGAGACCGGAAAAATAGATGTAATTGCTGAGGCTCTTTTAAAATTGGGTCCCTATACAAAATTTTTAATTGAAGGTCATACGGCAGATCTTAACAGGCCTGAGGACGAAAAGATTCTTTCGGTTCAAAGGGCGGAAAGAATTGCAGATGAAATTTCTAAGCGGGGTATTGACCGCTCAAGGATAATGACTGCCGGCTATGGAAGTACAGTACCCAAGGCTCCCAGCAATAACGAAAAAAATATGGCAAAAAACCGCCGTGTCGAGATTACGGTAATCCGTGAATAA
- a CDS encoding serine dehydratase subunit alpha family protein has translation MSLDKSKKEKYVQILKEELVPALGCTEPIAIAFTAANLRKIMGGIPDEILIESSGNIIKNAKSVIVPNTGGMKGMEASTLIGLIGGNADKGLEVLADVTEEHVKLAHEYLAKSCTKLKLMDTPASLHIRITGKLNGDTGVAELIHQHTNIVLLKKNDEVIFEKPYSLNSAAGALTDRSCLNVKDILEFADTVPVDEVAPIINRQIEYNMRVSEDGLKNSYGIETGKNILKYNQRKGDHFSVKVQAEGEVAAASDARMCGCSYPVITNSGSGNQGLAVSVPVVVYARENKINEERLIRCLIVSNLLAIHQKTGIGRLSAYCGAVTAGAACAAAITYMKGGSYEQICGTIANTLGTVSGILCDGAKQSCAAKIASALDSALFSHELAMEGNFFAGGDGVVKDDIEKTIAGIGVVAAEGMHKTDEVVLQVMLKD, from the coding sequence ATGAGCTTAGATAAATCAAAAAAGGAAAAGTATGTTCAAATTCTAAAAGAAGAGTTGGTTCCTGCCCTTGGGTGTACGGAGCCTATAGCAATCGCTTTCACAGCTGCCAATCTGCGTAAAATCATGGGAGGAATCCCCGATGAAATCTTGATTGAAAGCAGCGGAAATATAATTAAAAATGCAAAGTCGGTTATTGTGCCTAATACCGGCGGAATGAAGGGAATGGAAGCTTCAACCTTGATAGGTCTTATCGGAGGAAATGCCGATAAGGGCTTGGAAGTTTTGGCCGATGTTACTGAGGAACATGTAAAACTGGCTCATGAGTATTTAGCTAAGTCCTGTACTAAACTTAAGCTCATGGATACACCCGCAAGCCTTCACATAAGGATTACCGGAAAACTAAACGGCGATACGGGAGTTGCCGAGTTAATTCATCAACATACCAATATTGTCCTTCTTAAAAAGAATGATGAAGTTATTTTCGAAAAGCCGTACAGCTTAAACTCTGCCGCAGGGGCCTTGACCGATAGGTCCTGCTTAAACGTAAAAGATATTTTGGAATTTGCAGATACTGTTCCGGTGGATGAAGTTGCTCCTATAATAAACAGGCAGATAGAATATAATATGCGTGTTTCCGAAGACGGTTTAAAAAATTCTTACGGCATTGAAACCGGAAAAAATATTTTAAAATACAATCAAAGGAAAGGCGATCATTTTTCGGTTAAGGTTCAGGCTGAAGGCGAAGTGGCCGCTGCCTCCGATGCCCGTATGTGCGGCTGCTCTTATCCGGTTATTACCAATTCGGGAAGCGGAAATCAGGGCTTAGCCGTTTCCGTTCCTGTTGTGGTATATGCCCGCGAAAATAAGATAAATGAAGAAAGACTAATCCGCTGTCTTATTGTAAGCAATCTTTTGGCCATTCACCAAAAGACAGGAATCGGAAGACTCTCTGCTTATTGCGGGGCCGTAACTGCCGGAGCTGCCTGTGCTGCTGCTATTACCTATATGAAGGGCGGCTCTTATGAACAAATATGTGGAACAATAGCAAACACCTTAGGAACCGTATCGGGAATTCTTTGTGACGGAGCCAAGCAGTCATGCGCCGCTAAAATCGCTTCTGCCTTGGACTCGGCCCTATTTTCTCACGAGCTTGCAATGGAAGGAAACTTCTTTGCAGGAGGCGACGGAGTAGTTAAGGACGATATCGAAAAAACCATAGCAGGTATCGGTGTAGTCGCGGCCGAGGGAATGCACAAGACCGACGAGGTCGTGCTTCAAGTAATGCTCAAGGACTAA
- a CDS encoding transglycosylase SLT domain-containing protein: protein MKIRLFFIVFIFFSFNFIHSASLNFTRDESAKLRQFSKISLSYNRQKSLHGTVIVPPRYPLIERFRNQYLTENGLRYLEAIMQRSIPYRNFIIQELRRENLPPELLFLPVIESGFSPKAVSKSGAVGIWQFMRNSIGGYDIHIDEWMDERRDPWKTSAAAVKKLKWNYNYYNDWYLALAAYNCGVGALDKAIKKAGSRNYWYLAEKKFLKPETSLYVAKFLAIAEILMNSEKYGIDWGEALDYEATELIPIKRSVDIILLAEKVKADTDLFSALNPSLKFNITPPNVKYNLRIPMEHKEAVQDLLAKNTLLIKYYSYKIRSGDTLYALSRHYGVSIKSIINYNPGIKASALRIGQVLRIPALKTVNSYRRKKDDQNVEFNGVYIIQKGDTLWSIALKHDVQVETLAAKNGIEVNSVLSLGQKLKVPIIN, encoded by the coding sequence GTGAAAATACGGCTTTTTTTTATAGTCTTTATTTTTTTTAGTTTTAATTTCATTCATTCAGCCTCTTTAAATTTTACAAGGGATGAATCAGCTAAGCTCAGACAGTTTAGCAAGATTTCCCTGTCTTATAACCGTCAAAAATCGCTCCACGGTACGGTTATTGTGCCTCCAAGATATCCCCTAATTGAAAGATTTAGGAATCAGTATCTTACCGAAAACGGCTTAAGGTACTTGGAGGCCATTATGCAAAGATCCATCCCTTACCGGAATTTTATTATTCAAGAATTGCGCAGGGAAAATCTTCCTCCCGAACTCTTGTTTTTACCTGTAATAGAGTCGGGTTTTTCGCCTAAGGCTGTGTCAAAGTCGGGAGCTGTAGGCATTTGGCAATTTATGCGGAACAGTATAGGCGGCTATGATATTCACATCGATGAGTGGATGGATGAAAGACGGGATCCATGGAAGACCAGTGCTGCAGCAGTAAAAAAACTGAAATGGAATTATAATTATTATAATGACTGGTACTTGGCCCTTGCGGCCTATAACTGCGGGGTAGGGGCCTTGGATAAGGCAATAAAAAAGGCCGGAAGCCGAAACTATTGGTATCTGGCCGAAAAAAAATTCTTAAAACCGGAAACTTCCCTCTATGTTGCCAAATTTTTAGCTATTGCAGAAATTCTTATGAACAGCGAAAAATACGGTATTGATTGGGGCGAAGCTCTTGATTATGAAGCCACCGAGCTTATTCCGATAAAACGCTCTGTGGATATCATCTTACTTGCAGAAAAAGTTAAGGCTGATACCGATCTTTTTTCGGCCCTTAATCCGTCTTTAAAATTTAATATTACACCGCCCAATGTAAAATATAACCTGCGGATTCCTATGGAGCATAAGGAGGCCGTTCAAGACTTGCTCGCAAAAAACACCCTTCTTATAAAATACTACAGCTATAAGATAAGATCGGGAGATACTCTTTACGCCTTATCAAGACACTACGGTGTAAGCATTAAGTCGATTATAAACTATAATCCCGGTATCAAGGCTTCGGCTCTTAGGATAGGGCAGGTGCTTAGAATACCTGCTCTAAAAACGGTGAATTCCTACAGGCGTAAAAAAGACGATCAAAATGTTGAATTTAATGGTGTATACATAATTCAAAAAGGCGATACCCTCTGGTCAATAGCCTTAAAACATGATGTTCAAGTTGAAACTCTTGCGGCAAAAAACGGAATAGAAGTAAATTCGGTGCTTTCCTTAGGTCAAAAACTAAAGGTGCCGATAATAAACTGA
- a CDS encoding SUMF1/EgtB/PvdO family nonheme iron enzyme produces the protein MHFFKQFLKKIKNMDPYAKTNIFYLFLAAAIIGGLLFFTREKIINYPYDSIENFKTMINVTRKSVTVIGKGDDGVFLEGRSITLSPYKIGKYEVAFTFWHEVYNWAVNESKHKYVFQSMGQPGIFMTSGSSPDDLYEIPDVRKKAESLGLPYETVKCGLYPVTKMSWSDAIIWCNALSEKEGLDPVYFYDGQVLRNSLEITKSENPEVRMKNNGYRLPTEAEWEFAARGGDVSAPDWNFGFAGTDDFNAADDYAWHSGNSSFLNAGAITEVIDIHPIGQKKPNRLGLYDMSGNCWEWCFDRHNRRQPGEFIDPINNMGARPRIIKSGSARNPPAFARVKSWGYAVPVNPGYILGFRLAQTITGDDK, from the coding sequence ATGCATTTTTTTAAGCAATTTTTGAAAAAAATTAAAAATATGGATCCTTATGCTAAGACAAATATATTTTATTTATTTCTTGCCGCGGCAATAATAGGAGGTCTGCTTTTTTTTACCCGTGAAAAAATTATAAACTATCCCTATGATTCAATCGAAAATTTTAAGACAATGATAAATGTTACAAGGAAGAGCGTAACAGTAATAGGCAAGGGAGATGACGGGGTATTTTTGGAAGGGCGGAGCATCACTTTAAGTCCCTACAAAATAGGAAAATATGAGGTTGCTTTTACCTTTTGGCACGAGGTATACAATTGGGCTGTTAACGAAAGCAAGCATAAATATGTATTTCAGTCTATGGGCCAGCCCGGAATTTTTATGACCTCCGGTTCAAGTCCTGATGACTTATACGAGATTCCTGATGTCAGAAAAAAAGCGGAATCTCTTGGTCTGCCTTATGAAACCGTAAAATGCGGTCTTTATCCCGTCACTAAAATGTCATGGAGCGATGCAATAATCTGGTGTAATGCCCTCAGCGAAAAAGAAGGTCTTGATCCTGTTTATTTTTATGACGGACAGGTTTTACGTAATTCTCTTGAGATAACAAAGAGTGAAAATCCTGAAGTGAGAATGAAAAATAACGGATACCGATTGCCTACTGAAGCTGAATGGGAATTTGCTGCAAGGGGAGGCGATGTTTCCGCTCCCGATTGGAATTTCGGCTTTGCAGGTACCGATGACTTTAACGCAGCGGATGACTATGCCTGGCATTCCGGGAACAGTTCTTTTTTAAATGCAGGTGCAATAACTGAGGTTATAGATATTCATCCTATCGGTCAAAAAAAACCTAACAGGCTCGGCCTCTACGATATGTCCGGTAACTGTTGGGAATGGTGCTTTGACAGACATAATAGAAGACAGCCCGGAGAATTTATAGATCCTATCAATAATATGGGTGCCCGTCCCCGTATTATAAAAAGCGGTTCTGCAAGAAATCCGCCGGCCTTTGCCCGAGTAAAATCTTGGGGTTATGCCGTGCCTGTAAATCCGGGATATATTTTAGGTTTTAGATTGGCCCAAACAATTACAGGAGATGATAAGTAA
- a CDS encoding ISAs1 family transposase, which produces MKTLKEYFNELNDNRQSGKVKHLISEILVIALCAVCSGVQTVFEIGEFAEVKKDWLKNEVGLLLENGVPSHDTIGRVLAMINPKQFQSLFISWIEQSLNIPTGSYIHIDGKTLRGSASEQSRGIHLVSAFAHEAGVVLGQIKCAEKSNEITAIPELLNLLKLKSSIITIDAMGCQKEIAKEITKKKCDYVLALKENQPAAYNDVKDYFSIEDKDFQNTLLRFETLDIGHGREEKREYFLSTNINWFADKNKWANLKSFGMVKSTVRCKGKQYSEKRYFISSIEDINEFVTAVRTHWTIENTLHWSLDVIFRDDECQIREKNTAENIAILRRICFNRMKMYQNGKTLKRKKMLCTFDDSFRFNVLFS; this is translated from the coding sequence ATGAAAACATTAAAAGAATATTTTAACGAACTTAATGATAATCGTCAGTCGGGCAAAGTAAAACATCTAATCAGCGAAATATTGGTAATAGCACTGTGTGCTGTTTGTAGCGGAGTTCAAACTGTATTTGAAATAGGGGAATTTGCCGAAGTAAAAAAGGATTGGCTAAAAAATGAGGTAGGACTCTTGTTAGAAAATGGAGTTCCTTCGCACGACACCATAGGAAGAGTCCTTGCGATGATTAATCCCAAACAATTTCAAAGCCTTTTTATCTCGTGGATTGAACAATCCCTTAATATTCCAACAGGTTCATACATTCACATTGATGGAAAAACATTACGTGGAAGTGCAAGTGAACAAAGTAGAGGTATTCATTTGGTAAGTGCATTCGCTCACGAAGCGGGAGTTGTACTAGGACAAATAAAATGTGCTGAAAAATCGAATGAAATCACAGCAATTCCTGAACTCCTTAACCTTTTAAAACTAAAAAGCTCGATAATTACTATAGATGCCATGGGGTGTCAAAAAGAAATAGCAAAAGAAATCACAAAGAAAAAATGTGATTATGTATTGGCTCTAAAAGAAAATCAGCCGGCAGCGTATAATGATGTAAAAGATTATTTTTCTATAGAAGACAAAGACTTTCAAAACACACTTTTAAGATTTGAAACCTTGGATATAGGGCATGGCAGAGAAGAAAAAAGAGAATACTTTCTTTCAACTAATATAAACTGGTTTGCAGATAAGAATAAATGGGCAAATTTAAAGAGTTTTGGAATGGTCAAAAGCACTGTAAGGTGCAAAGGCAAACAATACAGTGAAAAGCGTTACTTTATTAGCAGCATAGAGGATATAAATGAGTTTGTAACAGCTGTAAGAACACATTGGACAATAGAAAACACTTTACACTGGTCGCTGGATGTAATATTTAGAGACGATGAATGTCAAATTCGAGAAAAAAATACTGCTGAAAACATAGCAATTTTAAGGAGGATTTGCTTTAATCGAATGAAAATGTATCAAAATGGTAAAACTCTGAAAAGGAAGAAAATGCTTTGTACTTTTGATGATTCATTTAGGTTCAACGTTTTATTTAGCTGA
- the pbpC gene encoding penicillin-binding protein 1C has translation MYFPEQLPKKKILKALLPAFIFTGIVLLSIVFFTPDFKNDYSFTLYSSDGKLLGASAARDGQWRFPQNTSLPLKYKEALLSYEDKNFYFHFGIDPLSVFRAVKENTVKGKIVSGASTITMQTARLSEKNSLRTFKQKLKESFLSLFLELSYSKENILNLYSSHAPYGGNVVGLEAASWRYFGRSPDDLTWAEAACLAVLPNQPSLVRPGKGSEILKQKRDNLLYNLFLQKKIDEETYVLSLAEPVPDKPKALPQKAYHYLEFSKTQSSNQKNISSLDASLQEIVFEIADHHFKRNLLSGVYNTAVLILDTETGKTLAYIGNTGLQSANAKNEHVDMIYARRSSGSLLKPFLFAAMLDAGMILPDQLLIDIPTKIAGYTPQNSNYRYSGAIPARKALSYSLNIPFIRALREFTVPAFLDILKRSGFTTFNRSADDYGLPLILGGGEITLYEITNTYRKMMLRAQNKLDEKFPFSSAASRITMDVLTEGNRPEEEAVWQLYAENQKIAWKTGTSYGNKDAWTIGITPKYSVGVWCGNASGEGRPEITSTKLAAPILFEIFNILPKSEWPEQELKDFEFIKTCADSGYPAGEFCNGTRDVLKPRESHCQGTCPYCKIISLSPDGKFQVKANDINELPKIEKRFVLPAAAEYFYKQGHPEYRPLPQWLPKSTASNKGEFEILFPEDGTSVYIPTELDGSLGALVAEAAHKNPEAVIYWDLDGEYLGSTKTYHQMKIQAVRGRHELTLTDNRGNTRKRIFYVLNEN, from the coding sequence ATGTATTTTCCCGAACAGCTGCCTAAAAAGAAAATCTTAAAAGCCCTGCTCCCTGCCTTTATTTTTACCGGCATAGTTTTACTGTCAATAGTTTTTTTTACTCCCGATTTTAAAAACGATTATTCTTTTACCCTCTACAGTTCAGACGGAAAACTCTTGGGGGCCTCGGCTGCAAGGGACGGGCAATGGCGCTTTCCGCAAAATACAAGCCTGCCTCTAAAATACAAAGAAGCCCTGCTTTCCTACGAGGACAAAAACTTTTATTTTCATTTCGGGATAGACCCTCTTTCGGTTTTTAGGGCTGTCAAAGAAAATACGGTAAAGGGAAAAATAGTTTCGGGGGCTTCTACAATTACGATGCAGACCGCCCGCCTTTCGGAAAAAAATTCTTTAAGGACTTTTAAGCAAAAACTAAAAGAAAGCTTTTTGTCTCTTTTTTTGGAGCTTTCCTATTCAAAAGAAAATATCCTTAATCTTTATTCTTCCCATGCGCCCTACGGCGGAAACGTGGTCGGGCTTGAAGCTGCCTCATGGCGGTACTTCGGCAGAAGCCCCGATGACTTAACCTGGGCAGAAGCGGCCTGCTTGGCAGTTCTTCCAAATCAGCCATCTCTCGTACGCCCGGGAAAAGGAAGCGAAATCTTAAAACAAAAAAGAGACAATCTTTTATACAATCTTTTTTTGCAAAAAAAAATAGATGAAGAAACCTATGTCCTTTCTCTTGCGGAACCCGTTCCCGATAAACCCAAAGCCCTTCCGCAAAAGGCCTACCACTACCTTGAGTTTTCAAAAACACAAAGCTCCAATCAAAAAAACATAAGCAGTCTGGATGCCTCTTTACAGGAAATAGTTTTTGAAATTGCAGATCATCATTTTAAAAGAAATCTTTTAAGCGGAGTTTACAATACGGCCGTTTTAATTTTAGATACCGAAACGGGAAAAACTCTAGCCTATATAGGAAACACAGGGCTTCAAAGTGCGAATGCAAAAAACGAACATGTCGATATGATCTATGCCAGACGGAGTTCCGGGAGCTTACTAAAACCTTTTTTGTTCGCGGCCATGCTCGACGCGGGAATGATTTTACCTGATCAGCTCCTCATCGATATTCCGACAAAGATTGCAGGCTACACGCCTCAAAACAGTAACTACAGATATTCGGGAGCAATCCCTGCCCGAAAGGCTCTATCCTATTCCTTGAACATTCCCTTTATACGGGCCTTACGAGAATTTACCGTACCTGCCTTTTTGGATATTCTAAAGCGGTCGGGCTTTACCACCTTTAACCGCTCTGCCGATGACTACGGCCTTCCCTTAATTTTAGGCGGAGGAGAGATAACGCTTTACGAAATTACAAACACTTACAGGAAGATGATGTTAAGGGCGCAAAACAAGCTTGACGAAAAATTTCCTTTTTCTTCCGCTGCCTCTAGGATCACCATGGATGTCCTCACAGAGGGAAACAGGCCTGAAGAAGAAGCCGTCTGGCAGCTCTATGCAGAAAACCAAAAAATTGCATGGAAAACGGGAACAAGTTACGGAAACAAGGATGCTTGGACCATAGGCATTACGCCTAAATATTCCGTGGGTGTTTGGTGCGGAAACGCCTCAGGCGAGGGAAGGCCTGAAATTACAAGCACAAAACTCGCTGCCCCCATCCTCTTTGAAATTTTTAATATTCTTCCAAAGTCCGAATGGCCCGAACAAGAGTTAAAGGATTTTGAATTTATCAAAACTTGTGCAGATTCGGGCTATCCTGCAGGAGAGTTTTGTAACGGCACAAGGGACGTTTTAAAGCCGAGGGAAAGTCATTGCCAAGGCACCTGCCCTTACTGTAAAATCATTTCCTTAAGTCCCGACGGCAAGTTTCAGGTTAAGGCAAACGACATAAACGAATTACCCAAAATAGAAAAAAGGTTCGTCCTTCCGGCTGCCGCGGAATATTTTTATAAGCAGGGGCATCCCGAATATAGGCCACTCCCCCAATGGCTTCCTAAAAGTACGGCATCAAATAAGGGCGAGTTTGAAATTCTCTTTCCCGAAGACGGAACCTCGGTTTATATCCCGACAGAGCTTGACGGCTCCCTCGGTGCCTTGGTTGCAGAAGCAGCTCATAAAAACCCTGAGGCGGTAATTTACTGGGATTTGGACGGAGAATATTTAGGCAGCACTAAGACCTATCATCAAATGAAGATACAGGCTGTAAGGGGAAGGCATGAGCTCACCCTTACAGATAACAGGGGAAATACCCGCAAAAGAATTTTTTACGTCTTAAACGAGAATTAG